A window from Pagrus major chromosome 4, Pma_NU_1.0 encodes these proteins:
- the ccsapb gene encoding centriole, cilia and spindle-associated protein: MVTKRIRSEYMKKFKDPKWETYTKCYEEMLKYRLTRRLLEHTHNPWFWSGSDTDSDSGGRSPLPPGRNQVGAETSRDRTQAELEECEGARMDRSTGTVPRLALQEEEESVSAVHGQQLEGARETRVPEEDQRDEHREDQREEQRATKQSAVARREQDRERDAGGPQQSKPPRSSKHTWRSQRVRPAATRQPIEDSKDSRHPFALYGSGEKDADIASRKTHNVGPAASTKEIHESALRAKTRREVERQIQTQRTERRRAKSADVDKARTLVHPEFNPWLTEYMRCFSARSR, encoded by the exons ATGGTGACCAAGAGGATCCGCTCGGAGTACATGAAGAAGTTCAAGGACCCTAAATGGGAGACCTACACAAAGTGTTATGAGGAGATGCTGAAGTACAGGCTGACCCGGAGGCTGCTGGAGCACACGCACAACCCCTGGTTCTGGAGTGGCTCCGACACCGATTCAGACTCCGGAGGAAGAAGTCCCCTTCCTCCCGGTAGGAACCAGGTCGGGGCTGAGACCAGCAGGGACAGGACCCAGGCTGAGCTGGAGGAGTGTGAGGGGGCGAGGATGGACAGAAGCACAGGGACTGTACCCAGGCTTGCTCttcaagaggaggaggagagtgtgtCTGCAGTCCATG GCCAACAGCTGGAAGGTGCCAGAGAGACAAGAGTACCAGAGGAGGACCAGAGAGATGAGCACAGAGAGGACCAGAGAGAGGAGCAAAGAGCCACCAAACAGTCAGCAGTCGCTCGCAGGGAGCAAGACAGAG AGAGAGATGCTGGTGGACCACAGCAGAGCAAACCCCCCAGATCCTCAAAACATACTTGGCGCTCCCAGCGAGTTAGGCCTGCAGCAACACGGCAGCCCATAGAGGACAGCAAGGACAGCAGACATCCTTTTGCTCTGTACGGTTCAGGAGAGAAGGACGCAGACATCGCAAGCAGGAAGACACACAATGTTGGCCCCGCAGCTTCAACTAAAGAG ATCCATGAGTCGGCTCTACGTGCTAAGACCAGGCGGGAGGTGGAGCGTCAGATCCAGACGCAGAGGACCGAGCGTCGGAGGGCCAAGTCTGCCGATGTGGACAAAGCTAGAACGCTGGTTCATCCGGAGTTCAACCCCTGGCTCACTGAGTACATGCGCTGCTTCTCTGCTCGCTCCCGATAG
- the rab4a gene encoding ras-related protein Rab-4A: MSESYDFLFKFLVIGNAGTGKSCLLHQFIEKRFKDESNHTIGVEFGSKIISVVNKMVKLQIWDTAGQERFRSVTRSYYRGAAGALLVYDITSRETYNALTTWLSDARMLASQNIVIILCGNKKDLDADREVTFLEASRFAQENELMFLETSALTGENVEEAFVQCARKILNKIESGELDPERMGSGIQYGDAALRQLRSPRRAQPQGTQECSC, from the exons ATGTCGGAGTCATACG ATTTCCTGTTTAAATTCCTGGTGATTGGGAATGCTGGAACAGGCAAATCCTGCCTGCTGCACCAGTTCATAGAGAAGAGAT TTAAGGATGAATCCAACCACACAATTGGAGTGGAGTTTGGCTCTAAGATCATCAGTGTGGTCAACAAAATGGTCAAACTGCAGATTTGGGACACTGCAGGACAAGAAAGGTTCAG GTCTGTGACCAGGAGTTActacagaggagcagcaggagcccTGCTGGTCTATGATATCACCAG TCGAGAGACATACAACGCTCTGACCACATGGTTGAGCGATGCCAGGATGCTGGCCAGTCAGAACATCGTCATCATCCTATGTGGAAACAAGAAGGACCTGGATGCTGACAGAGAGGTCACGTTCCTGGAGGCCTCACGCTTCGCTCAGGAGAACG agctgaTGTTCTTGGAGACCAGCGCTCTGACAGGGGAGAATGTTGAAGAGGCCTTTGTCCAGTGCGCTCGGAAGATCCTCAACAAGATAGAGTCAG GGGAGCTGGATCCAGAGAGGATGGGTTCAGGTATCCAGTATGGCGACGCTGCGCTACGACAGCTCCGCTCTCCTCGCCGTGCTCAGCCACAGGGCACCCAGGAGTGTAGCTGCTAG